One genomic segment of Chloroflexota bacterium includes these proteins:
- the nuoE gene encoding NADH-quinone oxidoreductase subunit NuoE — MAEETLDLSRLEPIFEEFQTQKGAVIPVLQRAQEIYGYLPAEVLKRISERMRVPLSQVYGVVTFYAQFYLTRRGKHIIRQCDGTACHVRGAAKIIRTVENDLGIKAGETTPDYRVTYEVVYCLGSCGLAPTAMVDNEVVGHLVPERMTEIVRDLH; from the coding sequence GTGGCTGAAGAAACCTTGGACCTCAGTCGTTTGGAGCCAATATTCGAAGAGTTCCAAACGCAGAAGGGAGCGGTAATCCCCGTGTTGCAACGGGCGCAAGAAATCTACGGGTACCTGCCGGCCGAGGTACTGAAACGTATTTCTGAGCGCATGAGAGTACCATTGAGCCAGGTGTATGGCGTGGTAACTTTCTATGCCCAATTCTACCTGACCAGGCGCGGCAAACACATCATCCGTCAATGCGACGGCACCGCTTGCCACGTGCGTGGCGCGGCCAAAATCATCAGGACTGTCGAAAACGACTTGGGCATTAAGGCCGGAGAAACGACGCCGGATTATCGGGTAACATATGAAGTCGTTTACTGTTTGGGATCTTGCGGTCTGGCCCCTACGGCGATGGTGGACAACGAAGTCGTTGGACACCTGGTCCCTGAAAGAATGACCGAAATCGTGAGAGATTTGCATTAA